From a single Oncorhynchus nerka isolate Pitt River linkage group LG11, Oner_Uvic_2.0, whole genome shotgun sequence genomic region:
- the LOC115137507 gene encoding calpain-9-like isoform X3, whose product MHPHLFVKVVPPNQSLTESYAGIFHFMFWQYGEWVEVVVDDRLPVREGRLLFSYSCTRNEYWSALVEKAYAKLIGSYGSLKGGNISEAMEDFTGGIAYSLPVSSRAPRVMWKALSAALSRGSLLSCFIQASNYCEIGTVTAEGLVKGHAYAITDTDTVKKPAGEALLLRLRNPWGFVEYSGPWSDKSKDWDDVDAAEKKRIDLKNSEDGEFWISAEDFNKLFDTVELCSVDPDPIVEEDTSTDPDSPADPPSAWTLSSHKGSWVSGSTAGGSCSYPRSFWKNPQFQLVLAEHDDDIEMTPGEKKVAEKQKEKAKQCTVLVELLQKDRRKKEKINFLHIAFHIYRVPPKLRGLCLDQSFFSFKQPVGSSGVYQPFRAVWREVRLDPGNYVILASTYSPNQPAEFFLRVYSKTGNNLGTQDFTCSTGFLMVMSMPPVLPEDRKRVQKTFDEVAGPDDKLNAKEFMKLVNSVLEKDYQLPLETCRQLIFGEETGGRSSLTREQTEPVLTSLRSLQSIFFKFDQDSSGTMSPFELSLALQAAGVQCDGQVIQLLWERFGSGELHLPFHGFVACVTRLRKLFALYKSESNPEVKDGGINTWLLRLLTV is encoded by the exons TTCTGGCAGTATGGTGAGtgggtggaggtggtagtggatgACAGGCTACCTGTACGCGAGGGTCGCCTGCTCTTCAGCTACTCCTGTACCCGCAACGAGTACTGGAGCGCCCTGGTGGAGAAAGCCTATGCCAA GCTGATCGGGTCATATGGAAGTCTGAAGGGGGGTAATATCTCAGAGGCTATGGAGGATTTTACAGGGGGCATAgcctactccctccctgtctcctcccgcGCCCCCAGGGTCATGTGGAAAGCCCTCTCTGCTGCCCTGTCCCGTGGCAGCCTGCTCAGCTGCTTCATACAG GCTAGTAACTATTGTGAGATAGGCACAGTGACTGCAGAGGGACTGGTGAAGGGCCATGCCTACGCCATCACAGACACTGACACG gtgaagaagccggctgGTGAGGCCTTGTTGCTGAGGCTGAGGAATCCCTGGGGCTTTGTGGAGTACTCTGGACCCTGGAGTGACAA GAGTAAAGACTGGGATGATGTGGATGCTGCTGAGAAGAAAAGGATTGATCTGAAAAACAGTGAGGACGGCGAGTTCTG GATCAGTGCGGAGGACTTCAACAAGCTGTTTGACACAGTGGAGCTGTGTAGTGTGGACCCTGACCCCATAGTGGAAGAGGACACATCCACTGACCCCGACTCCCCTGCTGACCCCCCCTCTGCCTGGACCCTCAGCTCCCACAAAGGCTCCTGGGTATCGGGCTCCACTGCAGGGGGGAGCTGTAGTTACcctc gatCCTTCTGGAAGAATCCCCAGTTCCAGCTTGTCCTTGCCGAGCATGATGATGATATAGAGATGACCCCGGGGGAGAAGAAGGTGGCAGAGAAGCAGAAGgagaaagcaaagcagtgcaccGTGCTGGTGGAACTACTGCAGAAAGACcggagaaagaaggagaaaatCAACTTCCTCCACATCGCCTTCCACATCtacagg GTTCCTCCAAAG CTCCGGGGCCTGTGTCTGGACCAGAGCTTCTTCTCTTTCAAGCAGCCTGTGGGGAGTTCTGGGGTGTACCAGCCTTTCAG ggctgtgtggagggaggtgAGGCTGGACCCAGGAAACTACGTGATCCTggcctccacctacagtcccaacCAGCCCGCGGAATTCTTCCTCCGCGTCTACTCCAAGACTGGCAACAATCTGGg GACCCAAGACTTCACTTGCTCCACTGGCTTCCTCATG GTCATGTCAATGCCACCAGTCTTGCCAGAGGATCGCAAGAGAGTACAGAAGACCTTTGATGAGGTGGCAGGGCCG GATGACAAGCTGAATGCTAAGGagttcatgaagctggttaactCAG ttctggaGAAAGACTACCAGCTGCCACTGGAGACATGCAGACAGCTCATCTTTGGAGAGGAA ACTGGGGGGCGTAGCAGTCTGACCCGAGAGCAGACAGAGCCTGTGCTGACCTCTCTTCGCAGTCTGCAG tccatcttCTTCAAGTTTGATCAGGACTCTTCAGGGACTATGAGCCCCTTTGAGCTTAGTCTGGCCCTCCAGGCTGctg gtgtgcagtgtgatggccaGGTCATACAGCTGCTGTGGGAGAGGTTTGGCTCTGGGGAGCTGCACCTGCCTTTCCATGGCTTTGTGGCCTGTGTCACCAGGCTGCGCAAGCTATTCG ccctgtaTAAATCAGAGAGCAACCCTGAGGTCAAAGACGGAGGAATCAATACT TGGCTGCTCCGACTCCTGACCGTGTGA